A stretch of the Bacillus licheniformis DSM 13 = ATCC 14580 genome encodes the following:
- a CDS encoding ERCC4 domain-containing protein, whose translation MTIIHYNYSDTELKNILDSMIIIVDTREQKNQHVLDYLRKKNVSIKFKGMKTGDYSAMIPKNEEYGISRDMYLNAAIERKNGVDELVQSIKDRSRFENELIRAAKHPFTLLVEDLEGYQKILNGKYRSQYKPQSLLGSLKTFEVRYNFSTVFINPSATGNYIYHHFHYMARELLKGGLV comes from the coding sequence ATGACGATTATTCACTATAACTATTCGGATACAGAATTAAAAAATATTCTCGACAGCATGATCATTATTGTGGATACGAGGGAGCAGAAGAACCAGCATGTTCTTGACTATCTCCGCAAAAAGAACGTATCTATCAAATTCAAAGGGATGAAGACGGGCGACTATTCTGCCATGATCCCGAAAAACGAGGAATACGGGATTAGCCGGGACATGTATTTGAACGCTGCTATCGAACGGAAAAATGGAGTTGATGAGCTGGTTCAATCCATTAAGGACCGTTCTCGGTTTGAAAATGAATTGATCCGTGCAGCCAAACACCCCTTCACTCTTCTTGTGGAGGATCTGGAAGGCTACCAAAAAATATTGAACGGAAAATATCGCTCACAATATAAGCCGCAATCTTTGCTTGGCAGCTTAAAAACGTTTGAAGTCCGTTACAATTTCTCAACCGTTTTTATTAATCCGAGCGCGACCGGAAACTATATCTATCACCATTTTCATTATATGGCCCGGGAGCTGTTAAAGGGGGGCCTTGTGTGA
- a CDS encoding host-nuclease inhibitor Gam family protein produces the protein MNPLQAFELNEISNNSLQQESRPQFEITDMNSLNWAFRKIAALKTQEKEIKALAATERQRIDEWETQELKPLADNLAFFEKLVSVYHSKQLVQDPKAKTLSTPYGKSKSRTIKEQPKPTDKDQLLKHVKEAGLTEFIKEDVKWGDLKKSLSIKEVDGKKVVVDENGQVVPGVEIEPASTSFKVEV, from the coding sequence ATGAATCCTTTACAGGCGTTTGAACTAAACGAGATTTCAAATAATAGCCTGCAGCAGGAGAGCCGTCCACAGTTTGAGATTACGGACATGAATAGTCTAAATTGGGCGTTTCGGAAAATAGCTGCTTTAAAGACACAGGAAAAAGAAATCAAGGCTCTGGCGGCAACGGAAAGGCAGCGTATCGATGAATGGGAAACTCAGGAGCTAAAACCTCTCGCGGACAATCTGGCGTTCTTTGAAAAACTGGTCAGCGTTTATCACTCAAAGCAGCTCGTTCAGGATCCAAAAGCAAAAACACTTTCCACACCTTACGGTAAGTCAAAAAGCCGCACAATTAAAGAGCAGCCTAAGCCAACCGATAAGGATCAGCTTCTCAAGCATGTGAAAGAGGCCGGTCTCACTGAATTTATCAAAGAAGATGTCAAATGGGGCGACCTTAAAAAATCTCTGTCCATTAAAGAGGTGGACGGCAAAAAGGTTGTCGTTGATGAAAATGGACAAGTTGTTCCGGGCGTAGAAATAGAACCTGCCTCCACAAGCTTCAAAGTGGAGGTGTAA
- a CDS encoding AAA family ATPase, whose product MFQVTNAQREKEKAIVGFIGPSGSGKTAGALLVAYGMMREAYPDASDKEVWSKIGVVDTEHRRAKLYANLQFDDVRIGSFKHIDFTPPYTTERYQMALEAIKEAGAEVVIIDSLSHNWAGEGGIVEKHGEMQGNSFQNWGKLAPETTKLIKTLTQNDVHILATLRTKTEYVVEPNSEGKMAPRKVGTKPVQKDEMEYEFMLNFNIGIDHLAETSKDNTRMFEGSSFKLNPEVGRKLYQWLELGIDVKAEEEAERIRLIDEIKTIVAGNETAAQMIEEFQIKANKKLDQWTIKLASAALDRLQALKTKEEK is encoded by the coding sequence ATGTTTCAAGTCACAAACGCACAGCGTGAAAAAGAAAAGGCAATTGTCGGCTTTATCGGGCCGAGTGGATCCGGAAAGACTGCCGGCGCCCTGCTAGTTGCTTACGGAATGATGCGGGAAGCATACCCGGATGCAAGTGATAAGGAAGTCTGGTCAAAGATTGGTGTTGTGGATACTGAGCACCGTCGCGCCAAACTGTATGCAAACTTGCAATTTGATGATGTACGGATTGGCAGCTTCAAGCACATCGATTTTACACCGCCTTATACCACAGAACGGTATCAAATGGCTCTTGAAGCAATTAAGGAAGCCGGTGCAGAAGTTGTCATAATTGACTCGCTTTCCCACAATTGGGCGGGGGAAGGTGGCATCGTTGAAAAACATGGGGAAATGCAAGGTAACTCATTTCAAAACTGGGGTAAACTTGCGCCCGAAACTACGAAATTAATAAAAACGTTAACGCAAAATGACGTTCACATTCTGGCGACGCTTCGGACCAAAACTGAGTACGTTGTTGAGCCGAACAGTGAGGGGAAAATGGCGCCGCGTAAGGTCGGGACCAAGCCTGTGCAAAAAGACGAAATGGAGTATGAATTCATGCTCAATTTCAATATTGGTATTGATCATTTGGCGGAAACATCAAAAGATAATACCCGCATGTTTGAAGGATCTTCTTTTAAGCTCAATCCAGAAGTCGGCCGCAAGCTTTACCAATGGCTTGAGCTCGGTATTGACGTGAAAGCAGAGGAAGAAGCCGAACGGATTCGATTGATTGATGAAATTAAAACAATCGTCGCCGGCAACGAAACAGCCGCCCAGATGATTGAAGAATTTCAGATCAAAGCAAATAAAAAACTTGATCAATGGACTATTAAGTTGGCATCTGCCGCACTTGATAGATTACAAGCTTTAAAGACTAAGGAGGAAAAATAA
- a CDS encoding phage/plasmid primase, P4 family, with product MYEFKNIPQELKNAPQWILWRSEERDGKKTKVPYQIDGSMAQSSNKRTWSTFPTVLKFYNDRDYDGIGFMFSKDDPFIGIDIDHCVEDGVLSPFAEEIVQAISSYTEYSPSGKGVHIITKGKIPLRGPGTGRKNPELGLEVYRHGRYFTFTGNSLGIGAVEERTDELKELFEKYLKDKKEESKPSKLPAASSRDMSNLSNKEIWERMFNSKNGKSIQDLFNGHLINDDHSATDMALCNHLAFWTDKDPAKMDSMFRESGLFREKWDRQHSSDGATYGEMTIAAAVYSTHTTISDLLEEQQEQPYEIYISHPENSQVEDTEEIIDTPPAFHLTELGNAERIVYYHGKNIRYCNELDWLIWNGKRWEEDSKRKIEAITAKTLRALYGEAKATEDKFRKKQLNDWAKKCERRNIRMNTILDVRPMVSVRKQELDSHKYLFNCDNGVIDLKTGELLPHDRDLLFTKISPISYQTDADCPNWKTFLESIFIDDQGTPNYEIIDFMQKAIGYSLTGDTTEQVMFFLFGNGRNGKSTFINTVQHLFGDYGRQTNSDTFIKKKNDSAINNDIARLDGARFVSAVESEEGQQLSESLVKQITGGEKMSARFLRQEYFEFTPEFKVFFTTNHKPIVKGSDEGIWRRIRLIPFTVTIPKEKVDKKLPQKLAAEMPGILRWAVEGCLKWQKEGLGEPEAIKKATDGYREDMDILGPFMEERCIQHPKAKVEAKELYKDYKDWCFENDEIELKNRAFYRQLEIRGFKKYRGNYNKNYFDGIGLIKENRDLHKQLNPLKQRQNPSELKSNVTSIQRKKL from the coding sequence ATGTACGAATTTAAAAACATACCGCAAGAGCTAAAAAACGCCCCTCAGTGGATTTTATGGCGTTCCGAAGAACGTGACGGTAAGAAAACAAAAGTGCCGTACCAGATTGACGGCAGCATGGCTCAATCCAGTAATAAAAGAACCTGGTCGACATTCCCGACCGTTTTGAAATTCTATAACGATCGAGATTATGACGGGATCGGCTTCATGTTTTCAAAAGATGATCCGTTCATCGGCATAGACATAGATCATTGTGTGGAGGACGGTGTCTTGTCCCCATTCGCTGAGGAAATCGTTCAGGCCATTAGCAGTTACACCGAATATTCACCCAGCGGCAAAGGAGTCCACATCATCACAAAAGGTAAGATCCCATTGCGGGGGCCGGGCACAGGTAGGAAAAATCCTGAACTTGGGCTGGAAGTATACCGCCATGGCCGTTATTTCACCTTTACCGGCAATAGTCTCGGGATCGGGGCCGTTGAAGAACGAACGGACGAGCTCAAAGAGCTTTTCGAGAAATATTTGAAGGATAAAAAAGAAGAATCGAAACCTTCCAAACTCCCTGCTGCTTCATCCCGTGATATGAGCAACCTCTCTAATAAGGAGATATGGGAAAGGATGTTCAACAGCAAGAACGGGAAGAGCATTCAGGATCTGTTTAACGGTCATCTGATAAATGATGATCACTCGGCCACAGATATGGCTTTGTGTAATCATTTGGCATTCTGGACGGATAAGGATCCCGCAAAAATGGATTCAATGTTTCGCGAATCAGGTTTGTTCCGGGAGAAATGGGATCGGCAGCATTCATCCGATGGCGCTACATATGGAGAAATGACCATTGCCGCGGCCGTTTATTCTACTCATACGACAATTTCTGATTTGCTGGAAGAGCAGCAGGAACAGCCGTATGAAATATATATTTCCCATCCCGAAAATTCTCAAGTTGAGGATACCGAAGAGATCATTGACACTCCGCCGGCGTTTCATTTGACGGAGCTCGGCAACGCTGAACGAATTGTCTACTACCACGGAAAGAATATTCGATATTGTAACGAGCTTGACTGGCTGATCTGGAACGGCAAGCGATGGGAAGAAGACAGCAAACGGAAAATTGAAGCTATCACCGCCAAGACATTACGGGCGTTGTACGGCGAGGCTAAGGCCACAGAAGACAAATTCCGAAAAAAGCAGCTGAACGATTGGGCGAAGAAATGCGAGCGCCGCAACATACGGATGAACACAATTTTAGATGTTCGGCCAATGGTTTCAGTGAGGAAGCAGGAACTGGATTCCCACAAATATCTTTTTAATTGCGATAACGGTGTGATCGATCTAAAAACAGGCGAACTTCTGCCGCATGATCGGGATCTGCTTTTCACGAAAATATCTCCTATCTCTTATCAAACTGATGCCGACTGCCCGAACTGGAAAACTTTCTTGGAAAGTATTTTTATAGATGACCAGGGCACGCCAAACTATGAAATTATTGATTTCATGCAAAAGGCAATTGGCTATTCGCTGACCGGGGACACCACAGAACAGGTCATGTTCTTTCTATTTGGAAATGGTCGGAATGGTAAATCAACTTTTATCAATACTGTTCAGCACCTGTTCGGGGACTATGGGCGGCAGACAAACAGCGACACCTTCATAAAGAAGAAAAATGACAGCGCCATAAACAATGACATTGCCAGGTTGGACGGCGCCCGGTTTGTGTCGGCTGTCGAGAGTGAAGAGGGACAGCAGCTGTCTGAATCGTTGGTGAAGCAGATCACTGGCGGAGAAAAGATGTCAGCGCGTTTTCTTCGCCAGGAATACTTTGAGTTTACACCGGAATTTAAAGTCTTCTTTACCACAAACCATAAACCGATCGTGAAAGGCAGCGATGAAGGTATTTGGCGCCGGATCCGGCTGATTCCGTTTACTGTCACGATTCCAAAAGAAAAAGTAGACAAGAAGCTGCCGCAGAAACTGGCTGCAGAAATGCCTGGGATCCTTCGCTGGGCTGTTGAGGGCTGTTTGAAGTGGCAGAAGGAAGGCCTGGGAGAACCGGAAGCGATCAAGAAGGCAACAGATGGCTATCGGGAGGATATGGACATTCTCGGTCCATTCATGGAAGAAAGATGCATCCAACATCCGAAGGCCAAGGTAGAGGCCAAGGAGCTCTATAAAGATTACAAAGACTGGTGTTTTGAAAATGACGAAATTGAACTGAAGAACCGGGCTTTTTATCGGCAACTCGAAATTCGTGGATTTAAAAAATATCGCGGCAACTATAACAAAAATTATTTTGATGGGATCGGTTTAATAAAAGAAAACCGAGATTTGCATAAGCAATTAAATCCTTTGAAACAGAGGCAGAATCCATCGGAATTAAAAAGTAATGTCACAAGTATTCAAAGAAAAAAATTATAA
- a CDS encoding DUF669 domain-containing protein, with protein sequence MFTVDHSKGEAFEPIKPGEYEATVINFEAKTAASGNERLVVDYEIRSDVEQPCQGQKILYDNFTVTENAMWRFHQASKAAGFPNGMQFKDHIEWAKAFLNKPVRLLVGEREHNGKKYPEVKAFKPSEAPAPETEPINISDDDIPF encoded by the coding sequence ATGTTTACAGTAGACCACAGCAAAGGTGAAGCTTTTGAACCGATTAAACCAGGAGAATACGAAGCGACAGTTATCAACTTTGAAGCCAAAACGGCTGCATCCGGAAATGAGCGCCTTGTCGTAGATTATGAAATTCGTTCTGACGTTGAGCAGCCATGCCAGGGCCAGAAAATTCTATACGACAATTTCACCGTTACGGAAAATGCAATGTGGAGATTTCACCAAGCATCAAAGGCCGCGGGTTTTCCAAACGGAATGCAATTTAAGGATCATATCGAATGGGCCAAGGCGTTTCTGAATAAACCGGTTCGCCTGCTTGTCGGGGAAAGAGAACATAACGGCAAGAAATATCCAGAAGTCAAAGCGTTTAAGCCGTCAGAAGCGCCAGCACCGGAAACCGAACCAATTAATATCAGTGACGATGATATACCGTTTTGA